The Chloroflexota bacterium genomic sequence GATCGAGTTGGTCTCGCTGATGCCATTTGTGATTCCACCAATTGTGTTGGTGTTTGGTTTGATCAAATCGTATAGCCGCCCGCCAGTGATTTTGGTGCAAAGTCGCGGCTTGCTGATCGCCGGTTATATGGTGCTAACGCTGCCCTATATGTACCGAGCGATTGATGCTGGCCTACGGGCGACCAACGTCAAAACTCTGACCGAAGCTGCCCAAAGCCTTGGCGCTGGCTGGCCGCGAATTATTTGGCAAGTGATTGTGCCGAATGTACGGGGTGCCTTGGTGAATGGCGCATTTTTGACCTTTGCTACGGTGCTGGGCGAATTGACCTTAGCCCAATATTTGGCTTGGCCTGCCTTCGGTCCATACCTTGCCCGCATCAGTCAAAATAAAGCCTACGAACCAGCAGCGCTTACAATCATTAGTTTTGCCCTAACTTGGGTGATTTTTGGGATTGTGCTGTTGGTCAATAGCAAAGATCAGCAACAGACTCAATTTGGTGGAACACACTAAGGAACTGCCATGGCTTTTATCGAATTACACAATTTAACCAAGCAATTTGGCCCAACGACGGTGGTTTCGCCGCTCAATTTGGTGGTCGAGCGTGGCGAATTTTTGTCGGTGCTCGGTCCCAGCGGTTGTGGCAAAACCACAACGTTACGCATGATCGCAGGCTTCGAGGCTCCCAGCGGTGGTTCAATCAAAATCGACGGCAACGATATTACCCAAACGCCGCCTAGCAAACGCAATATTGGGATTGTGTTTCAATCGTATGCGTTGTTTCCGAATATGAGCGTAGCCCAGAATATCGGCTATGGTTTGCGTATCGCCAAACTCAGCAAGCAAGCGATTGAGCAGCGGGTCAACGAGATGCTGGCGATTATCCATATGCAAGAATTTGTCAATCGCTATCCGCATCAGCTTTCTGGTGGCCAACAACAGCGGGTTGCGCTGGCACGGGCCTTGGCAATTCGCCCACAAGTGCTGCTGCTCGATGAGCCACTTTCAGCGCTTGATGCCAAGATTCGGGTTTCGTTGCGCCAAGATATTCGGGCCATTCAGCGCGAATTAGGCATTACAGCGATTTACGTTACCCACGATCAAGAAGAGGCACTTTCGCTTTCGGATCGGGTGCTGATTATGCAAAAGGGCGAAGTTGAGCAACTTGGCACGCCTGCCGAAATTTACAACAACCCCAAAACCAGCTTTGTGGCCCATTTTGTCGGCACACTCAACACGCTAGAAGCCTCGCTCCACGACCCCAAGCAAGGCATTTTACATTTTGGCAAACAACAATTTAGCGTCAGCGATAGCTTTGATCCATCGCTACAAGGCAGTAAAGTGCGGGTTGCCTTGCGGCCTGAACGCTTGAGCCTCGACGGCGCTGCCGCCCAAAATCAACTACACGGTGTGGTCAAAGAGCAAATGCTATTGGGGCCAATTGTGCGTTTTCACGTTGAAATCGAGCAACAATTGCTGTTTGTCGATGTCTTCAACGATAATCACGTCAGCAACTTGCCCAATCGCGGCGAGGCGGTGGTGGTCAATTTTGCGCCCCACGATTGTTTGGTACTTGAAAGCTAAAACTTCAAACGGCCCA encodes the following:
- a CDS encoding ABC transporter permease subunit, yielding MKKRSSLVAWLFIIVGTSYFLLPLIATFLFSLRAKKDTLGFTAYQRVFADSSFYETFLFSALMALLTIIASLLLLVPTVYWAYLRHPRLHRLIELVSLMPFVIPPIVLVFGLIKSYSRPPVILVQSRGLLIAGYMVLTLPYMYRAIDAGLRATNVKTLTEAAQSLGAGWPRIIWQVIVPNVRGALVNGAFLTFATVLGELTLAQYLAWPAFGPYLARISQNKAYEPAALTIISFALTWVIFGIVLLVNSKDQQQTQFGGTH
- a CDS encoding ABC transporter ATP-binding protein, translated to MAFIELHNLTKQFGPTTVVSPLNLVVERGEFLSVLGPSGCGKTTTLRMIAGFEAPSGGSIKIDGNDITQTPPSKRNIGIVFQSYALFPNMSVAQNIGYGLRIAKLSKQAIEQRVNEMLAIIHMQEFVNRYPHQLSGGQQQRVALARALAIRPQVLLLDEPLSALDAKIRVSLRQDIRAIQRELGITAIYVTHDQEEALSLSDRVLIMQKGEVEQLGTPAEIYNNPKTSFVAHFVGTLNTLEASLHDPKQGILHFGKQQFSVSDSFDPSLQGSKVRVALRPERLSLDGAAAQNQLHGVVKEQMLLGPIVRFHVEIEQQLLFVDVFNDNHVSNLPNRGEAVVVNFAPHDCLVLES